A window from Mangifera indica cultivar Alphonso chromosome 2, CATAS_Mindica_2.1, whole genome shotgun sequence encodes these proteins:
- the LOC123207781 gene encoding small RNA-binding protein 11, chloroplastic-like, with the protein MSASIFRFISRSKSNNSAAQLLFCRGITSKLFVKGLSFSTTEDTLANAFSQFGEVVEAKIIFNKTSNRSKGYGYVTFNSVDEAEKALSDMNGKILEGRVLFVDNVRPRRPGPRED; encoded by the exons ATGTCGGCGAGCATTTTCAGATTCATCTCTCGTTCAAAGTCTAATAATTCAGCAGCCCAACTACTATTTTGTAGAGGAATCACTTCTAAGCTTTTCGTTAAag GATTATCTTTCTCGACCACGGAAGACACATTAGCTAATGCTTTTTCACAATTTGGTGAAGTTGTGGAGG ctaaaataatattcaataaaacgTCAAACAGATCAAAAGGCTATGGATATGTCACCTTCAATTCAGTGGATGAAGCCGAAAAGGCTTTGTCAGATATGAATGGAAAG ATTCTGGAGGGACGTGTCCTCTTCGTGGACAACGTGAGACCTAGAAGGCCAGGGCCAAGAGAGGATTga
- the LOC123209165 gene encoding mRNA-decapping enzyme-like protein gives MSQNAKLMPNLDQQSTKLLNLTVLQRIDPFIEEILITAAHVTFYEFNIDLSQWSRKDVEGSLFVVKRNTQPRFQFVVMNRRNTDNLVENLLGDFEYEVQVPYLLYRNASQEVNGIWFYNARECEEVANLFNRILNAYVKVPQKSMVSSSKSEFEELEAVPTMAVMDGPLEPSSSTASNAADAPDDPAFVNFFSTAMNVGSASNATVAGQPYQSSTLIHPPSNSATVASPVVPTLQIPSPSLSASVPLMPLLDPECSSNRTANLVKPSSFFVPPPSASARMMPPVSSSIPTAPPLNPPSSLQRPYGAPLLQPFPPPTPPPSLTPVLTPNYGAGISKEKVRDALLALVQDNEFIDMFYRALLNAHHS, from the exons ATGTCTCAAAACGCCAAATTGATGCCCAATCTTGATCAACAAAGCACCAAACTCCTCAATCTCACTGTTCTTCAGCGAATCGACCCTTTCATTGAAGAAATTCTCATCACTGCTGCTCATGTTACCTTCTACGAGTTCAATATTGACCTCAGTCAATGG AGTCGCAAGGATGTTGAAGGATCTCTGTTTGTTGTCAAAAG GAATACGCAACCTCGGTTTCAATTTGTTGTGATGAATCGACGTAATACAG ATAATTTGGTCGAAAATCTCTTGGGAGATTTTGAGTATGAAGTCCAGGTCCCATATTTATTATATCGAAATGCATCTCAAGAAGTAAATGGTATTTGGTTCTACAATGCACGTGAATGTGAAGAGGTTGCAAATCTCTTTAACAG AATACTTAATGCATATGTCAAGGTGCCTCAAAAGTCAATGGTATCATCTTCTAAAAG TGAGTTTGAGGAATTGGAAGCTGTTCCAACTATGGCAGTCATGGATGGTCCTCTGGAGCCATCATCATCAACTGCATCCAATGCTGCTGACGCCCCTGATGATCCTGCTTTTGTGAACTTCTTCAGt ACAGCAATGAATGTTGGGAGTGCTTCAAATGCAACAGTTGCTGGCCAACCTTACCAATCTTCTACACTGATACATCCACCTTCCAATTCAGCCACGGTTGCCTCTCCTGTTGTGCCAACCTTGCAAATACCATCACCTTCTCTGTCAGCATCTGTACCCTTAATGCCGCTACTTGACCCTGAGTGCAGCAGCAATCGCACGGCTAATCTTGTGAAGCCTTCGTCATTCTTTGTGCCTCCTCCTTCAGCTTCTGCCAGGATGATGCCCCCTGTCTCATCATCTATCCCCACAGCTCCACCTCTGAATCCTCCCTCAAGTCTGCAACGCCCATATGGTGCCCCATTGCTTCAACCATTTCCTCCACCAACTCCACCACCATCTCTTACTCCTGTTCTTACTCCAAACTATGGAGCAGGTATCAGCAAAGAAAAAGTCCGAGATGCACTACTAGCACTTGTTCAG GACAATGAATTCATTGACATGTTCTATCGAGCTCTGCTGAATGCACATCATTCTTGA
- the LOC123208825 gene encoding OVARIAN TUMOR DOMAIN-containing deubiquitinating enzyme 6-like, whose product MTRILVQRGSAGGSSSNQNRAGPSSAQGEPQVSTSQVLSSVKDDEIVEQVLEQVVGDELLDNCGTCDNEIVKSDDFFGETVNNDHNDSSSEKNGENEKLNNEGNMGSGELMKSLGGLRMSERVSVESEGSSGESPQMSSGNPQPPPPPVPPPKPLASNSNSRRSVSGSSNVGRIGPSRRAVAWPVVSTRTSPSESRPSSPRSHVESEGYNSADEQSPGFVSSYDDLERERQFEIDIRRARGLEVKRMLGDGNCLFRAVADQVYGDSELYDMARQMCIDYMERERDHFSQFITEGFTSYCKRKRRDKVYGNNVEIQALSEMYNRPIHIYSYSTEPINIFHGCYNTDTPPLRLSYHHGNHYNSLVDPRRKTVGAGLGFSCLRGTNVDKDQVKAAIKAQQDQQIDNALLAEGRFYSDLELTEKEIERMVMEVSRAEYLANEKLKRQLAHKESSTSGAEPSSSGARSSCSESKAEGRRESNVRDTVLSSGMQMVLSMGFSYSQVIEAYSIFGDNVESMVCYLVETGSSSRRKGKATE is encoded by the exons ATGACTCGAATTTTGGTTCAGCGAGGTTCTGCAGGTGGCTCTTCTTCAAATCAAAACCGTGCTGGGCCCTCTTCAGCTCAAGGAGAGCCACAGGTTAGCACTTCTCAGGTTCTTTCTTCTGTGAAAGATGATGAAATTGTAGAGCAAGTGTTGGAACAAGTTGTTGGGGATGAGCTTTTGGATAACTGTGGAACTTGTGATAATGAAATTGTGAAGAGTGATGATTTTTTTGGTGAAACTGTCAATAATGATCACAATGATAGTTCAAGTGAAAAAAATGGTGAGAATGAGAAATTGAATAATGAGGGGAATATGGGTTCAGGGGAATTAATGAAGAGTTTAGGTGGGTTGAGAATGTCAGAGAGAGTTTCAGTTGAGAGTGAAGGTTCAAGTGGTGAGTCTCCACAAATGAGTAGTGGAAATCCACAACCGCCCCCACCTCCTGTTCCACCTCCAAAACCTTTGGcatcaaactcgaattcaaGAAGATCTGTCTCAGGAAGCTCAAATGTTGGGCGTATTGGACCATCGAGAAGAGCAGTTGCCTGGCCTGTTGTTTCCACAAGGACTTCACCATCTGAATCAAGGCCTTCATCTCCCAGGTCCCATGTCGAAAGTGAGGGGTATAATAGTGCTGATGAGCAGAGTCCTGGATTTGTATCCTCCTATGATGACTTG gAAAGAGAACGTCAGTTTGAGATTGATATCAGGCGGGCAAGAGGTCTTGAAGTCAAGCGAATGCTAGGGGATGGGAATTGTCTGTTCCGTGCTGTCGCAGATCAGGTTTATGGGGACTCTGAATTGTATGATATGGCAAGGCAAATGTGCATAGATTATATG GAGCGAGAGAGGGATCACTTTTCTCAATTTATAACCGAAGGTTTTACATCTTACTGCAAGAGGAAGAGAAGAGACAAG GTCTATGGAAACAATGTGGAGATTCAAGCCTTATCTGAGATGTATAATCGACCTATTCATATTTATTCCTACAGTACAG AACCCATCAACATATTTCATGGATGCTACAACACCGACACTCCTCCCTTACGGCTAAGTTATCATCATGGGAATCACTACAACTCCCTTGTTGACCCACGGCGCAAGACAGTGGGTGCAGGACTTGGGTTCAGTTGTCTTCGAGGG ACAAATGTTGACAAAGATCAAGTCAAGGCTGCCATCAAGGCTCAACAAGACCAACAGATTGATAAT GCACTTCTAGCTGAGGGGCGGTTTTACTCTGATTTGGAGCTtactgaaaaagaaattgagCGTATGGTGATGGAAGTTTCCCGGGCTGAATATCTTGCTAATGAAAAACTGAAGCGGCAACTTGCCCATAAAGAGTCTTCTACTTCAGGGGCTGAGCCTTCATCCTCTGGAGCTA GGTCATCATGTAGTGAGAGCAAGGCAGAAGGTAGGAGAGAGAGCAATGTACGGGATACAGTTCTGAGCAGCGGTATGCAGATGGTACTCTCAATGGGGTTTAGTTATTCGCAAGTGATAGAAGCTTACAGCATATTTGGCGACAACGTAGAGTCTATGGTGTGTTACCTGGTAGAAACTGGGAGTAGCAGCAGAAGAAAAGGCAAAGCAACTGAGTAA
- the LOC123209404 gene encoding casparian strip membrane protein 2-like — translation MDSGRSGDSTVITMPESKSTGKGKAPAVVLTTSKAAPPPPGRWKKGVAIFDFVLRLGAIGAALGATAAMGTTDQTLPFVTQFFQFQAEYDDFPVFVFFVIANAITSAYLVLSLPVAIVCIIRPHAAGPRLLLLICDTVITGLTIGAAAAAASIVYLAHYGNPSANWLAICQQYGDFCKGTSGAVVGSFIAAFILMCLIMLSGIALGRN, via the exons ATGGATTCAGGGCGCAGTGGAGATTCAACAGTGATAACTATGCCTGAGTCGAAGTCCACTGGTAAAGGAAAGGCTCCTGCAGTTGTCTTGACCACTAGCAAAGCTGCACCACCCCCACCGGGAAGGTGGAAAAAGGGTGTTGCCATTTTCGACTTTGTTTTGAGACTCGGTGCTATTGGAGCAGCTCTAGGTGCCACTGCCGCTATGGGCACAACTGACCAAACTCTGCCTTTCGTCACTCAGTTCTTCCAGTTCCAAGCTGAATATGATGATTTCCCAGTTTTCGT GTTTTTCGTCATTGCAAACGCCATCACAAGTGCATACCTTGTCCTCTCCTTACCCGTCGCCATCGTTTGCATCATTAGGCCTCATGCAGCTGGGCCTCGGCTTCTCCTTCTCATCTGTGACACA GTGATTACCGGTCTCACCATTGGGGCTGCGGCTGCTGCTGCATCCATAGTGTATTTGGCTCATTATGGGAATCCAAGCGCCAATTGGCTTGCTATTTGTCAGCAGTATGGTGACTTCTGCAAAGGTACTAGTGGGGCTGTGGTGGGATCTTTCATTGCAGCATTCATACTGATGTGCCTCATTATGTTATCGGGTATTGCTCTTGGAAGAAACTAG